Sequence from the Deinococcus sedimenti genome:
AGCCCCATGTACTGCAGGCCCCGCTCATCCAGGGCGGGCGCGTACTTCCGCGCCAAGAGATCCGTGAAACTCGTCACGGTCCGCAGCGGCTCTTGCAGGTCGTGGGAGGCCACGTACGCGAACTGCTCGAGTTCGGTGTTGCTGCGCCGCAATTCCGCGTTGGTGCTTTCGAGGTGCTGCTGCGCAGTCCAACGCTCCGTGACGTCAAGCGCCACGCCCACAACTTCCGTCACCTGACCCCGCGCGTCTAAAACCGGCACGAACCACACTTCGAGAATGATCTGCCGAGCGCTCAGTTCGATGACCTCGTGCACCTCCTCACCCGCGAACGCCTGGTGGAGGCTCGTGATGTGCCGCAGGGCTGGGTCGTGCCTGAAGAGGTCAGGGGCCGACTGCCCGATCAGGTCCTGCGGACGGTCCGACAATCGCCGCGCGAGGTCCCCTTCGAACAGAGTGAAAATGCCCTGGGTGTCCACTGCGAACAGCAGCATGGGTGCATTGGCGACCGCCACTTCAAGGTAATGCCGGGTGCGGCCCAGCGCCTGATTCGCCCGGGCTCCTTCCAGGGCGAGACCAAGCTGACGCACAGTCGTCTCGAGGACCGAGCGGTCTGTGGCGGTCCACCGCCGCACACTGCGCAGCGCCACCGCGAAAATCCCGATGATCTCCTTGCCAACGTGAACGGGGAGCGTGGCCGTAGCCCCGACCTCCAGTGTGAGATCCCCCAGCCCATCGGTGTCGTGATCGTACAGATCCTGGAAGTAGGTGTCTCCTGTGGTCCAGGGAATCACGAGATTCTGCGTCTGCTCGTACAGCAGACCGGCGTCGATGACGGACTGGAGTCCTTCGTCATGCAGGACGCCGACCTGCGACCGGCAACGCCACCGGTCCCCGTCAAGCTCGTAGTAGAGTGCGCACCCTTCCGGCAGCAGGGACAGCGCCAGGGCCTGCGTCTGCCGCAGGAGCGCCGCCGGATCACCGGAGATGGACAGGTCCCGCGTGAGCTCGGCGATGCCCTCCAGGGCTCGGGCGCGGGCCATGAGTTCCGCATTCTGATCCGCCAGGGTCTGCGCGGCAGCGGCGCGTTCCATCGCCAGGGTCAGGCCGCGCGCCACGGCCCGCACCAGCGCCTGTTCCTGCGGCTGCCAGTGCGTGGCGTCCGGCCGGCCAATCCCGAGTATGCCGCGCACCTCCCCGTTGACGATCAGCGGCACGTTCACGCCACTGCCATACCCGTCCGACTCCTCCAGGTTCACGGCCTGCGCGTCCCACAGGTCGACGAACACAGCGGCCCGGGTGCGCAGGAGTTCCGTGATGACCGGGTTCTCCGGAACGCCGGCCTGCAACACGCGGAGCAATTCCGGCGGGAACGCGTCATTCCACGTCTGGATCTTCCACAGATCCTGCTCGGGTTCGAAGTACCCGACGCTGCTGCCTGGGAAGTGCCCTTCCAGCACGGAGATGGCCTGGGCGGCCAGCGCGCGCACGTCGGTGCGCGTGCCGATCGCTTCGGTGTACGCCATGAACGCCTCGAGCGCGCGCGCCGTTTCCGTAAGTTGCTCGTTGCGCTCCACCCGCTCGAACGCCAGGGCCAGGCTCCGGCCCACCGCGCAGAACACACTCCGTTCCCGGTGCGTCCACGCCCCCCGGCGAGAGGATCCGATGATCAGCAGGCCATGCGGTTGCCCGGCCCGACGGTAGGGATACAGGGCCGCCGCGTGGTACAGGCCGGTGGGGGCGCTGGCCTGCGTCTCCGGGTCCCACTGGTCGATGAACACGGCGTCGTCTGCTTCAAAGGGACGCTGCAGGTTCTGCCAGGAGGCGGGCAGGCCGCGCCGCACGGCCGCTCGCGTGTCGTCCTCGACTGTCTCGGAAAACGCCTGGCCTACCCACTGCTGGTCCTGACGCGTCAGGAAGCTGGCATGAACGTCAAGGGTGGCGCTCAGGACCGCGGTGGCCCGTTCCGCCAGTTCCTGCGGATCCAGAACCTGACTGGACGTTTCGGTGAACTGCACGAACGCGTCGAGGGCCGCGCGTTCCTCTTCGAGTTGCCGCAGGTGTTCGGTCCGCTCCAGCGTGACCTGCAGGCCGCGCGTCACAGCCCGGATCAGGGCTTTTTCCCGCTCGGACCAGCGGGCCGACTGCTGCGTACCGACCGCAAAAACAGTATGGACGCGCCCACCAACCACTAGGGGGAGGAACGCCGCGGCGCCGAATTCACTTGCGCCCGGCAGGTGATTGGCCGCCGCGTCCCACCCGTCGACGAAGACGTCTGCCTGGGTGTCGCGCGCTTGCGCGAAGTTCAGCGTATCTGCGGGCACTCCGGCCTGCAGGGCAGCCGCCAGTTCCTGGGGCAGGTCGTCCGACCAGACCCGCGCGATCCAGCGGCCGCCGTCCAGTTCGTAGTAAGCGGCGCTGAGGTGTGGCATCTTGGTGCGCAGGACTTGTTCCGCCTGACGCACCAGCGTCAGAACGTCACTGGCGCCCCCAACGGCCTCCTTGTACGCCACGAAAGCGTCCAACGCCAGGCGATCCTCCTCGAGTTCATGGGTCCGCTGCGCCACCCGGCGATCAAGTTCGTCCTTCTGGATGAGCCGCGTGAGGGACATGGCTACCTGCGCGCCCCAGATGTGCCAAGCAGCCAGGTCCGCTTCGGTGCACGCATAGGGTGAAGTCCATGTGAGGACTGCCACGCCATACACACCCACTGGACCGGTGCAGGGCAGCACCGTTACGGTCGCGGCCAGTCGGTCAGGGACGGCGGCCTGTGCGGCAGCGTCCTGGACCGTCATTACAGCGCCCGCATCAGCAGCGTCCCGCACCGCCTGCGGCGCATACGCGAGCTCTGCTGCAGAGATCCAGGCCGTGTGGTCCGGTCGCCAGCCTGCCTGAAGAGCGTGCACGGCCAGCTCCGTGACGGCGTCTGCATGCTGCGCGACCGTCAACTCTGTCGTGAGGCGCGCGAGTGACATCAGTCGGGCCGTCGGCGTGGCCTGGTCCGGTCTGTCAACCATGGCACGGTGAGGCAACGGGGTAAGTACTGTCATGTCGCGCAGCCTGCTGATTGATCAACCCGCTGGTGACCATCTGAAAAGGGTCGAACTGGGAGCAGCAGAGGGAACACATGATTGGAATGAAAATAGCAGCTGGATCTGCAGTGCGTGGCCGGTCGACGATGATGCCGACAAGCCAAGAAGATGTTCTCTTCAGCAAACTGCCCGTTCGGCCCCTTATCACGTCGGTAGTTAACACCCATCATGATGAACTGCAGACAGCCGACTGGGTGATGTCCACCAGATGTCGAACATCTACTCAGAATGAAGCAGCAACTCAGCGTTCAGGCGTGGCCCTTCGCGTCGTATCGGAGGTGTTCCCAGGTCTCATACAGGTCCAGCATC
This genomic interval carries:
- a CDS encoding GAF domain-containing sensor histidine kinase, whose amino-acid sequence is MSLTRLIQKDELDRRVAQRTHELEEDRLALDAFVAYKEAVGGASDVLTLVRQAEQVLRTKMPHLSAAYYELDGGRWIARVWSDDLPQELAAALQAGVPADTLNFAQARDTQADVFVDGWDAAANHLPGASEFGAAAFLPLVVGGRVHTVFAVGTQQSARWSEREKALIRAVTRGLQVTLERTEHLRQLEEERAALDAFVQFTETSSQVLDPQELAERATAVLSATLDVHASFLTRQDQQWVGQAFSETVEDDTRAAVRRGLPASWQNLQRPFEADDAVFIDQWDPETQASAPTGLYHAAALYPYRRAGQPHGLLIIGSSRRGAWTHRERSVFCAVGRSLALAFERVERNEQLTETARALEAFMAYTEAIGTRTDVRALAAQAISVLEGHFPGSSVGYFEPEQDLWKIQTWNDAFPPELLRVLQAGVPENPVITELLRTRAAVFVDLWDAQAVNLEESDGYGSGVNVPLIVNGEVRGILGIGRPDATHWQPQEQALVRAVARGLTLAMERAAAAQTLADQNAELMARARALEGIAELTRDLSISGDPAALLRQTQALALSLLPEGCALYYELDGDRWRCRSQVGVLHDEGLQSVIDAGLLYEQTQNLVIPWTTGDTYFQDLYDHDTDGLGDLTLEVGATATLPVHVGKEIIGIFAVALRSVRRWTATDRSVLETTVRQLGLALEGARANQALGRTRHYLEVAVANAPMLLFAVDTQGIFTLFEGDLARRLSDRPQDLIGQSAPDLFRHDPALRHITSLHQAFAGEEVHEVIELSARQIILEVWFVPVLDARGQVTEVVGVALDVTERWTAQQHLESTNAELRRSNTELEQFAYVASHDLQEPLRTVTSFTDLLARKYAPALDERGLQYMGLITQATGRMAQLLEDLLVFARVHQAPENRVRVHTDALVRQVLDDLTGLIHESGAQVDIQRLPDVHADRSQVRQVFQNLIGNALKFAAPERPLTVRIRGRQVGDRAEFTVEDNGIGIDPQFHERIFTIFQRLHTREHYAGNGIGLSISRKIVERHGGELKVTSAEGRGSTFTFTLLAALPEGIG